A single Bosea sp. PAMC 26642 DNA region contains:
- the flgC gene encoding flagellar basal body rod protein FlgC has translation MIDPIDASLRIAGAGLQAQSTRVRIVSENLANAQSTGPTKGSDPYRRKTVTFENSMDRALGASTVKVKGVGVDKSAFRVEFEPGHPAADDKGYVKLPNVSMLLEMADMREANRSYEANLQMIKQARSMQSMTIDLLRNG, from the coding sequence ATGATCGATCCCATTGATGCATCGCTCCGTATCGCCGGAGCCGGCCTGCAGGCTCAGTCGACCCGCGTGCGGATCGTCTCCGAGAACCTGGCCAACGCGCAGTCGACCGGTCCGACCAAAGGCTCCGATCCCTATCGTCGCAAGACGGTGACCTTCGAGAATTCGATGGACCGGGCGCTCGGGGCATCGACGGTCAAGGTCAAGGGTGTCGGCGTCGACAAATCGGCTTTTCGCGTCGAGTTCGAGCCGGGCCATCCGGCTGCCGACGACAAGGGCTACGTCAAGCTGCCCAACGTCTCGATGCTGCTCGAAATGGCCGACATGCGCGAGGCGAACCGCTCCTACGAGGCCAACCTGCAGATGATCAAGCAGGCGCGCTCGATGCAATCCATGACGATCGATCTGTTGAGGAACGGCTGA
- the flgA gene encoding flagellar basal body P-ring formation chaperone FlgA: protein MTSALLRYSILAATLLGLGAASPLHAAPGDILLPVPMVTLYPGDVISDGQLVDRMFRVNGRAPMVSIDNRLAIVGKVARRTLLPGQPIPSNAVDDPKVVRRGVPTQVVFRENDMVITGIVEPMQSASVNEMVKARNPDTGLMVVGVVQADGTIRVGGE, encoded by the coding sequence ATGACCTCCGCCCTGCTGCGCTACTCGATCCTGGCCGCAACGCTTCTCGGTCTGGGCGCGGCGTCGCCCTTGCACGCTGCGCCCGGCGACATCCTGCTGCCGGTGCCCATGGTCACGCTCTATCCGGGCGATGTCATTTCCGACGGGCAGCTGGTCGACCGGATGTTTCGGGTCAACGGCCGCGCGCCGATGGTCTCGATCGACAACCGCCTTGCCATCGTCGGAAAGGTGGCGCGGCGCACGCTGCTTCCGGGTCAGCCGATCCCGAGCAACGCCGTAGACGATCCCAAGGTCGTGCGGCGGGGCGTGCCGACGCAGGTCGTATTTCGCGAAAACGATATGGTCATCACCGGCATCGTCGAACCGATGCAGTCGGCCTCGGTCAACGAGATGGTCAAGGCCCGCAACCCTGACACCGGCCTCATGGTCGTCGGCGTGGTGCAGGCCGATGGCACCATCCGCGTCGGAGGCGAGTGA
- a CDS encoding VOC family protein → MSFSIDHIVIAVTDLAAAMRNYEVLGFTVLPGGEHPRGSRNALVVFEDGAYLEIIAFDRRVPGFRWWEVLSAAGSGLVDYALLPDDLDSRLAAVRGHGIAIDGPIDGERLQPNGSRIAWRSARPPEPDIPFLCEDVTERALRVPEGAARRHRNGATGVAGVTVAVRDLSVSAARYRAMLGAAPVATGGVPGLGFGLAQFRIGHQTLSLAEPRAGAHEGLRDHLSRRGQGAYAISFHGPADSVLDLNLSHGAPIEIVRAL, encoded by the coding sequence ATGAGCTTTTCCATCGACCACATCGTCATCGCCGTGACCGATCTCGCGGCGGCGATGCGCAACTACGAGGTGCTCGGCTTCACCGTGCTGCCCGGCGGCGAGCATCCGCGCGGCTCCCGCAATGCGCTCGTCGTATTCGAGGACGGGGCCTATCTGGAGATCATCGCATTCGATCGCCGCGTGCCGGGGTTTCGCTGGTGGGAGGTGCTGAGTGCGGCCGGGAGCGGTCTCGTCGACTACGCACTTCTGCCCGACGATCTCGATTCGCGGCTTGCGGCGGTGCGCGGCCATGGCATCGCAATCGACGGGCCGATCGACGGGGAACGGCTGCAGCCCAATGGCAGCCGCATCGCCTGGCGCTCGGCCCGCCCGCCGGAGCCCGACATCCCGTTCCTGTGCGAGGATGTTACCGAGCGGGCACTGCGGGTGCCGGAGGGCGCAGCGCGGCGGCATCGCAACGGCGCCACCGGGGTTGCCGGCGTGACGGTTGCGGTGCGCGACCTTTCCGTCTCGGCGGCGCGATACCGGGCCATGCTCGGTGCGGCGCCGGTGGCGACGGGCGGCGTTCCCGGGCTCGGTTTCGGGCTGGCGCAGTTCCGGATCGGCCACCAGACGCTGTCGCTGGCGGAGCCTCGCGCCGGGGCTCATGAGGGACTGCGCGATCACCTGTCGCGGCGTGGGCAGGGCGCCTATGCGATTTCCTTCCACGGCCCGGCCGACAGCGTGCTCGACCTGAACCTCAGCCATGGCGCGCCGATCGAGATAGTACGGGCGCTGTAA
- the flgI gene encoding flagellar basal body P-ring protein FlgI, which produces MALRSRLAAICCALALAIQCVTPAMASVRIKDIAGLQGVRDNQLVGYGLVIGLQGTGDSVRNSPFTGQALQSMLDRLGVNVRNSPMRTRNVAAVIVTADLPPFAGRGSRIDVSVASMGDATSLLGGTLVVTSLLAADGQTYALAQGRLNVSGFSAQGEAERLTQGVATAARIPGGALVERQVADQLSNLHVLSLELRNPDFVTAERVASAINAFSREHYKSTVAFALDHRTISLTRPVNLSTSRFIAEIERLTLEPDSPARVVVDERTGTVVIGRDVKISTVAVTHGNLTVRVTETPQVSQPEPFSNGETTVAPRTRIEATQGNGRLAIINGANLHTLVRGLNQIGLKPAGIIAILQAIKTAGALQADLVVQ; this is translated from the coding sequence ATGGCACTGCGGTCGAGACTTGCCGCGATCTGCTGCGCGCTGGCGCTGGCGATCCAATGCGTCACGCCTGCCATGGCTTCGGTGCGGATCAAGGATATCGCCGGTCTGCAGGGCGTGCGCGACAACCAGCTCGTCGGCTACGGTCTCGTCATTGGCCTGCAAGGCACCGGTGACAGCGTCCGCAACTCGCCCTTCACCGGCCAGGCTTTGCAGTCGATGCTCGACAGGCTCGGCGTCAACGTCCGCAACTCGCCGATGCGCACCCGCAACGTTGCAGCCGTCATCGTCACCGCCGATCTGCCGCCTTTCGCGGGCCGCGGCAGCCGTATCGATGTCAGCGTCGCCTCGATGGGCGATGCGACATCGCTGCTCGGAGGGACGCTGGTCGTGACCTCGCTCCTGGCCGCCGACGGGCAGACCTATGCCCTCGCGCAGGGCAGGCTCAATGTCTCGGGTTTCTCGGCCCAGGGCGAGGCGGAGCGGCTGACCCAGGGCGTCGCCACCGCCGCGCGCATTCCCGGCGGCGCGCTTGTCGAACGCCAGGTCGCCGACCAGCTCTCCAACCTGCATGTTCTGTCGCTCGAACTGCGCAACCCGGATTTCGTTACGGCCGAGCGCGTGGCTTCCGCCATCAACGCCTTCAGCCGTGAGCACTACAAGTCGACGGTCGCCTTCGCGCTCGACCACCGCACCATCAGTCTGACGCGGCCTGTCAATCTCTCGACCTCGCGCTTCATCGCGGAGATCGAGCGGCTGACGCTGGAGCCGGATTCGCCCGCCCGCGTCGTCGTCGACGAGCGCACCGGAACGGTGGTGATCGGCCGGGACGTCAAGATCTCGACCGTCGCCGTAACCCACGGCAATCTAACCGTCCGCGTCACCGAGACGCCGCAGGTGTCGCAGCCCGAGCCGTTCAGCAACGGCGAGACCACGGTGGCTCCACGCACCCGGATCGAGGCGACGCAGGGCAACGGCCGGCTCGCCATCATCAACGGCGCCAATCTGCACACGCTGGTGCGCGGTCTGAATCAGATCGGCCTGAAGCCCGCCGGCATCATCGCGATCCTGCAGGCGATCAAGACGGCCGGAGCGCTGCAAGCCGACCTCGTCGTGCAATAG
- the flgG gene encoding flagellar basal-body rod protein FlgG — translation MKVLAIAATGMSAQQLNVEVIANNIANINTTSFKRARPEFTDLLYQTERARGVPNRGGDGSIPEGASLGLGVRAAAIRNLHIQGAMTQTGNRLDLAIDGRGWFKITAPEGETLYARAGTFNTNADGDLVTADGYLLDPVIRVPADAVDVSVNESGLVMAKIPGDVQPRQLGQMTLVNFANDAGLEPLGGNLYRETVASGQPTDGTPTSIGFGKLRQGYLEASNVDPVKEITALIAAQRAYEMNAKVITAADQMAGTVATGIR, via the coding sequence ATGAAAGTCCTTGCCATTGCCGCAACCGGCATGAGCGCTCAGCAGCTCAACGTTGAAGTCATCGCCAACAACATCGCCAACATCAACACCACCTCGTTCAAGCGCGCCCGGCCCGAATTCACCGATCTGCTCTACCAGACCGAACGGGCCCGCGGTGTTCCCAACCGCGGTGGCGACGGCTCGATCCCGGAAGGCGCGTCGCTGGGGCTCGGCGTGCGCGCCGCCGCGATCCGCAACCTGCACATCCAGGGCGCGATGACCCAGACCGGAAATCGGCTCGATCTCGCCATCGACGGCCGGGGCTGGTTCAAGATCACGGCCCCCGAGGGCGAGACGCTCTATGCCCGCGCCGGCACCTTCAACACCAATGCCGATGGCGATCTGGTCACGGCTGATGGCTATCTGCTCGATCCCGTCATCCGCGTGCCGGCCGATGCGGTCGATGTCTCGGTCAACGAATCCGGCCTGGTCATGGCCAAGATTCCCGGCGACGTGCAGCCACGGCAACTCGGCCAGATGACACTGGTCAACTTCGCCAACGATGCCGGCCTGGAACCGCTCGGCGGCAATCTCTACCGCGAGACCGTCGCCTCCGGCCAGCCGACGGATGGAACCCCGACGAGCATCGGCTTCGGCAAGCTGCGCCAGGGCTATCTCGAGGCCTCCAACGTCGATCCCGTCAAGGAGATCACGGCACTGATCGCCGCGCAGCGCGCCTATGAAATGAACGCCAAGGTGATCACCGCCGCCGATCAGATGGCCGGCACCGTCGCCACCGGCATCCGGTAA
- a CDS encoding TRAP transporter substrate-binding protein gives MLPTRRLVASALLAAPAILSSRASHAAGRPVTVASLFGEDKPETRIWRRIAATLDRTAPGRFDLRIVGNAALGGEKEVAEGMRLSSVQASLSTVSALSGWVPESQILDLPFLFRDRDHLKRVLAGPLGEELKGKFERQGFVVLGFINYGARHLLAKEPLTTPASVKGKRIRVIQSPLHTELWSGFGAYPTPIPIPETYNALKTGVVDAMDLTKSAYVGFKLHEVVPYLIETGHIWASGVICVSAAFWKGLAPEDRAALAAAAAEGAGYFDEMIVADEEASMARAKAEGGKVVQPEDRAGWEAGARKVWTSFAPKLGGIENIEAVAKSA, from the coding sequence ATGCTGCCCACTCGCCGTCTGGTCGCCTCCGCCCTGCTGGCCGCGCCCGCGATACTGTCCTCGCGAGCCAGCCATGCCGCCGGCCGGCCGGTCACGGTCGCCTCGCTGTTCGGCGAGGACAAGCCGGAGACGAGGATCTGGCGCAGGATCGCCGCGACGCTGGACCGCACCGCGCCGGGCCGCTTCGACCTGCGCATCGTCGGCAATGCGGCGCTGGGCGGCGAAAAGGAGGTCGCCGAGGGGATGCGGCTCAGCTCGGTCCAGGCCTCGCTCTCGACGGTGTCGGCGCTGTCGGGCTGGGTGCCCGAGAGCCAGATTCTCGACCTGCCCTTCCTGTTTCGCGACCGCGATCATCTGAAGCGCGTGCTCGCAGGCCCACTCGGCGAGGAGCTGAAGGGCAAGTTCGAGCGCCAAGGCTTCGTCGTGCTCGGCTTCATCAATTACGGCGCCCGGCATCTGCTCGCTAAGGAGCCGCTGACGACCCCGGCCAGCGTCAAGGGCAAGCGCATCCGCGTGATCCAGAGCCCGCTGCACACCGAACTCTGGTCGGGTTTTGGCGCCTATCCGACGCCGATTCCGATCCCCGAGACCTACAACGCCCTGAAGACCGGCGTGGTCGATGCGATGGACCTGACGAAATCGGCCTATGTCGGCTTCAAGCTGCACGAGGTCGTGCCGTATCTGATCGAGACCGGGCATATCTGGGCCTCGGGCGTGATCTGTGTCTCCGCCGCGTTCTGGAAGGGGCTCGCCCCCGAGGACAGGGCGGCGCTCGCAGCCGCTGCGGCCGAAGGCGCGGGCTATTTCGACGAGATGATCGTCGCCGACGAGGAGGCCTCGATGGCGCGGGCGAAGGCCGAGGGCGGCAAGGTCGTGCAGCCGGAGGACCGGGCGGGCTGGGAGGCGGGCGCTCGCAAGGTCTGGACCTCGTTCGCCCCTAAACTCGGCGGGATCGAGAATATCGAGGCCGTGGCCAAGAGTGCATGA
- a CDS encoding flagellar basal body-associated FliL family protein, whose protein sequence is MAALLTKPLAGPKSRGRSAQALRAGAPVLLLTALAAGAGTLWGMRVVGTVETTVQKRMEAAAPHVLVNPAMTGTLVLRKLSPIVTNLAAPANTWVRIEAALLMEQKASLTADPLIGAITEDILSFLRSVTASQMEGAAGLRNLREDLTERVAIRSKGLVRDIVIETLVVQ, encoded by the coding sequence ATGGCCGCCCTGCTGACGAAACCGCTGGCCGGACCCAAATCCCGTGGCCGTTCTGCTCAGGCACTGCGGGCCGGCGCTCCCGTGCTGCTGCTGACCGCGCTCGCAGCCGGAGCCGGGACGCTCTGGGGAATGCGCGTCGTCGGCACCGTCGAGACGACGGTGCAAAAGCGCATGGAGGCGGCAGCGCCCCATGTCCTGGTCAATCCTGCGATGACCGGCACGCTCGTGCTCAGGAAGCTTTCGCCCATCGTGACCAATCTCGCCGCACCGGCCAACACCTGGGTGCGCATCGAGGCTGCCCTCCTGATGGAACAGAAGGCGTCCCTGACGGCCGACCCCCTCATTGGGGCCATCACCGAAGACATCCTGTCCTTCCTGCGCAGTGTGACCGCCTCGCAGATGGAGGGTGCCGCCGGCTTGCGGAACCTGCGCGAGGACCTGACGGAACGGGTCGCGATACGCTCCAAGGGCCTCGTGCGCGACATCGTCATCGAAACCCTGGTGGTGCAGTGA
- a CDS encoding MotE family protein, which produces MANSKYPARFLQYGVVVVLAVAAFDAQAQAPRTTPAAAATSTSDAANFCASIRDPAAEARFAWQANTLKTLEAKLTDTLKKLDERKAELQALTDRRDAETRQAEARMTDIFARMRPDAAALQLAAMDQTTAVSVLGKLPPRAASAVLNEMEASRAAQLAEAMGGRRSPANRISTTGVQTR; this is translated from the coding sequence ATGGCGAACAGCAAGTACCCGGCCAGATTTTTGCAATATGGGGTTGTCGTCGTGCTGGCAGTTGCCGCGTTCGATGCGCAGGCCCAGGCACCCAGGACGACCCCGGCGGCCGCAGCGACCTCGACCTCCGATGCTGCCAATTTCTGCGCCAGCATTCGCGACCCTGCCGCTGAGGCCCGCTTCGCCTGGCAGGCCAATACCCTGAAGACCCTCGAGGCCAAGCTCACGGACACGCTCAAGAAACTCGACGAGCGCAAAGCCGAGCTGCAGGCCCTGACCGATCGACGCGATGCCGAAACCAGACAGGCAGAGGCCCGCATGACCGACATCTTCGCGCGGATGCGCCCTGACGCCGCCGCTCTCCAGCTCGCAGCGATGGACCAGACGACGGCGGTCTCGGTCCTCGGCAAGCTGCCGCCGCGCGCCGCCAGTGCGGTGCTGAACGAGATGGAGGCCTCGCGCGCCGCCCAACTCGCCGAAGCCATGGGCGGGCGGCGCTCGCCCGCCAATCGAATTTCAACAACCGGAGTGCAGACCCGATGA
- the flgB gene encoding flagellar basal body rod protein FlgB: MEPIHLFDLAAKQANWLAVRQNAVSQNVANANTPRYTAVDVEPFEAIVRKTTLAVAATSPDHITSTPAETMTARQRKSDSWSTVHSGNSVSIEQEMLKAGDISRSYSLTTNIVKSFHRMMAMAIKS; this comes from the coding sequence GTGGAGCCGATACACCTCTTCGATCTCGCGGCAAAACAAGCCAATTGGCTGGCCGTTCGACAGAACGCAGTCTCGCAGAACGTCGCGAACGCCAATACGCCGCGCTATACGGCCGTTGATGTCGAGCCCTTCGAGGCTATCGTCAGGAAGACCACCCTGGCTGTCGCGGCGACCTCGCCCGATCATATCACCTCGACGCCGGCCGAGACGATGACCGCCCGGCAGCGCAAATCCGACAGTTGGTCGACGGTCCATTCCGGTAACTCGGTCAGCATCGAGCAGGAAATGCTCAAGGCTGGCGACATCAGCCGCAGCTATTCCCTCACAACGAACATCGTGAAGAGCTTCCACCGCATGATGGCAATGGCCATCAAGAGCTGA
- the fliP gene encoding flagellar type III secretion system pore protein FliP (The bacterial flagellar biogenesis protein FliP forms a type III secretion system (T3SS)-type pore required for flagellar assembly.): protein MRLAGILAILLAGTAGATAQSFGLDGLLPQGGASASGRIVQIVAMLTVLSVAPGLLMMVTSFSRFVIALSFLRSGLGLQSTPANLILISLALFMTFFVMAPTFDRAWQQGVLPLVENRITEGEAYTRITEPFREFMLAQTRPADLRLFSDVAPPSIRPTDPTQSVDLRILIPSFMISELRRAFEIGFLIALPFLVIDMIVATIVMSMGMMMLPPTVISLPFKVIFFVLIDGWNLLISGLIRSYG, encoded by the coding sequence ATCAGGCTCGCCGGCATTCTCGCCATCCTCCTCGCCGGAACGGCCGGGGCGACGGCACAATCCTTCGGGCTCGACGGGCTCCTGCCGCAAGGCGGCGCTTCTGCGTCGGGGCGCATCGTCCAGATCGTCGCCATGCTGACGGTCCTGTCGGTGGCGCCGGGCCTTCTGATGATGGTCACCAGCTTCAGCCGCTTCGTGATCGCGCTGTCCTTCCTGCGCTCCGGCCTCGGCCTGCAGAGCACGCCGGCCAACCTCATCCTGATCAGCCTTGCGCTGTTCATGACCTTCTTCGTCATGGCGCCGACCTTCGACCGCGCCTGGCAGCAGGGCGTGTTGCCGCTGGTCGAGAACCGTATCACCGAGGGCGAGGCCTATACCCGGATCACCGAGCCGTTCCGCGAGTTCATGCTGGCGCAGACGCGTCCTGCCGATCTGCGTCTCTTTTCTGACGTCGCCCCGCCGAGCATCCGCCCGACCGACCCGACCCAGTCGGTCGATCTCAGGATTCTGATACCGTCCTTCATGATCTCGGAACTGCGCCGCGCCTTCGAGATAGGATTCCTGATTGCGCTGCCCTTTCTGGTGATCGACATGATCGTTGCAACCATCGTCATGTCGATGGGCATGATGATGCTGCCGCCGACCGTGATTTCCCTGCCGTTCAAGGTGATCTTCTTCGTCCTGATAGACGGCTGGAACCTGCTGATCAGCGGCCTGATCCGGTCGTACGGATAG
- a CDS encoding flagellar hook-basal body complex protein FliE translates to MLNAISALAPTASSAAQGLQSLGASLVRPALQAEGAGPAPGADFGSVFAGVAQNFVDKLQQGEAAAVSGVQGKAAVQDVVQAVMSAEHSLQLAMAMRDKVVSAYQEFIHMPI, encoded by the coding sequence ATGTTGAACGCGATTTCCGCTCTCGCGCCCACCGCGAGCAGCGCTGCCCAGGGGCTCCAGAGCCTCGGTGCCTCGCTCGTCCGTCCAGCCCTCCAGGCCGAGGGCGCAGGCCCCGCGCCGGGCGCCGATTTCGGCTCTGTCTTCGCCGGCGTCGCCCAGAACTTCGTCGACAAGCTGCAGCAGGGCGAAGCGGCCGCTGTTTCCGGCGTCCAGGGCAAGGCTGCCGTCCAGGATGTCGTCCAGGCGGTGATGTCGGCGGAGCATTCGCTGCAGCTGGCCATGGCCATGCGCGACAAGGTCGTCTCCGCCTACCAAGAATTCATTCACATGCCGATCTGA
- a CDS encoding response regulator transcription factor produces MYIVIDDRALVTEGYQSLFNGEGVPSIGFTPSRFQEWVEDTPADHINTVEAFLLGDCAERSSFPTMIRRRSQAPVIAMNEASSLEKTLELFAAGVDDVVRKPVHVREILARVNAMQRRNEKRRTGDDDIALGEIRVYFDGRDPDVAGEVMSLPRRERRILEFLMRSRGRWVTKSQVFNAVYGLFDAEVDEAVVESHVSKLRKKLRDRLGYDPVQSKRYLGYTIS; encoded by the coding sequence ATGTACATCGTGATCGATGATCGGGCGCTGGTGACCGAAGGATACCAGTCCTTGTTTAACGGGGAGGGCGTCCCGTCGATCGGCTTCACACCATCCCGCTTCCAGGAGTGGGTCGAGGATACGCCTGCCGACCATATCAACACGGTCGAGGCATTCCTTCTCGGCGACTGTGCCGAGCGTTCCAGCTTTCCGACGATGATCCGCCGCCGCTCGCAGGCACCCGTGATCGCGATGAACGAGGCTTCGTCGCTCGAGAAGACGCTGGAACTCTTCGCGGCCGGTGTCGACGACGTCGTCCGCAAGCCCGTCCATGTCCGTGAGATCCTGGCCCGCGTCAACGCGATGCAGCGCCGCAACGAGAAGCGTCGCACTGGCGACGATGACATTGCGCTGGGCGAGATCAGGGTCTATTTCGACGGACGCGATCCCGACGTCGCTGGCGAAGTCATGTCGCTGCCGCGGCGCGAGCGGCGCATCCTCGAATTTCTCATGCGCAGCCGCGGACGTTGGGTCACCAAGTCCCAGGTCTTCAACGCCGTCTACGGCCTGTTCGACGCCGAGGTCGACGAAGCGGTGGTCGAGAGCCACGTCAGCAAACTGCGCAAGAAACTGCGCGATCGGCTCGGCTACGACCCCGTCCAGTCGAAGCGCTATCTCGGCTACACGATCTCCTGA
- the flgH gene encoding flagellar basal body L-ring protein FlgH translates to MKVIILAACAVTLGGCGQDLSELNREPQMSRVGSGLAVRRDAVPMGNPPGRPVDVAFNSIYSRQSEDLFRDTRAMKIGDVVTVKIAFKDKAKLDNNTDRSRNSAAKFGLDLLAAFNGNSGDGSVSADLKSDTSSRGRGQTDRSEEIDLSVAAVVTEILPNGNLLISGSQEVRVNYDIRVLNVAGIVRPRDITGTNTVSYEKIAEARIAYGGRGRAMEVQQPGWGHQIYDKVTPF, encoded by the coding sequence ATGAAGGTCATTATCCTCGCGGCATGTGCCGTCACGCTCGGCGGCTGTGGCCAGGACCTGTCCGAACTCAACCGCGAACCGCAGATGTCGCGCGTCGGCAGCGGGCTGGCGGTCAGGCGGGACGCAGTGCCGATGGGCAATCCACCAGGGCGCCCGGTCGATGTCGCATTCAATTCGATCTACAGCCGCCAGAGCGAAGACCTCTTCCGCGACACCCGCGCGATGAAGATCGGCGATGTCGTCACGGTCAAGATCGCGTTCAAGGACAAGGCGAAGCTCGACAACAACACCGATCGCTCGCGCAACTCCGCCGCAAAGTTCGGTCTCGATCTCCTTGCGGCCTTCAACGGCAATTCCGGCGATGGCAGCGTCAGTGCGGACCTGAAATCCGACACCTCGTCGCGGGGGAGGGGCCAGACCGACCGCTCCGAGGAGATCGATCTCTCCGTCGCCGCGGTCGTCACGGAAATCCTGCCCAACGGAAATCTGCTGATCAGCGGCTCACAGGAGGTCCGGGTCAACTACGACATCCGCGTCCTCAACGTCGCTGGCATCGTGCGCCCTCGCGACATCACTGGCACCAACACCGTGTCCTACGAGAAGATCGCCGAGGCGCGCATCGCCTATGGCGGCCGGGGGCGCGCCATGGAGGTCCAGCAGCCTGGCTGGGGCCACCAGATCTACGACAAGGTCACCCCGTTCTGA